The following are encoded together in the Nocardioides okcheonensis genome:
- a CDS encoding malate dehydrogenase — MTSEPLKVAVTGAAGQIGYSLLFRLASGALAADRPIELRLLEIEPALKALEGVVMELDDCAFPNLAGVEIGADAEKIFDGVNLALLVGARPRGPGMERGDLLSANGAIFTAQGKALNAVAADDVRIGVTGNPANTNALIAMSNAPDIPRERFSALTRLDHNRAISQLAAKTGAAVTDIKKMTIWGNHSATQYPDLFHAEVKGQNAAEVVGDQAWLENDFIPTVAKRGAAIIDARGSSSAASAASATIDAARDWLFGSPADDWVSMAVVSQGEYGVPEGLISSFPVTTSGGDWTIVEGLEIDDFSRARIDASTAELADERQAVTELGLI; from the coding sequence GTGACCTCCGAACCTCTCAAGGTGGCCGTGACCGGCGCCGCCGGCCAGATCGGCTACAGCCTGCTCTTCCGCCTCGCCAGCGGTGCCCTCGCAGCCGACCGCCCGATCGAGCTGCGGCTGCTCGAGATCGAGCCGGCCCTCAAGGCGCTCGAGGGCGTCGTGATGGAGCTCGACGACTGCGCGTTCCCGAACCTCGCCGGCGTCGAGATCGGCGCGGACGCCGAGAAGATCTTCGACGGCGTCAACCTCGCCCTGCTCGTCGGCGCCCGCCCGCGCGGCCCCGGCATGGAGCGCGGCGACCTCCTCTCGGCCAACGGCGCGATCTTCACCGCGCAGGGCAAGGCCCTCAACGCGGTGGCGGCCGACGACGTGCGCATCGGCGTCACCGGCAACCCGGCCAACACCAACGCCCTCATCGCGATGAGCAACGCCCCCGACATCCCGCGCGAGCGGTTCTCGGCGCTCACCCGCCTCGACCACAACCGCGCGATCTCGCAGCTGGCCGCCAAGACCGGCGCTGCGGTGACCGACATCAAGAAGATGACGATCTGGGGCAACCACTCCGCCACCCAGTACCCCGACCTGTTCCACGCCGAGGTCAAGGGCCAGAACGCCGCCGAGGTCGTCGGCGACCAGGCCTGGCTGGAGAACGACTTCATCCCGACCGTCGCCAAGCGCGGTGCCGCGATCATCGACGCCCGCGGCTCGTCCTCGGCCGCCTCGGCCGCGTCGGCCACCATCGACGCCGCCCGCGACTGGCTGTTCGGCTCGCCCGCCGACGACTGGGTCTCGATGGCCGTCGTGTCGCAGGGCGAGTACGGCGTCCCCGAGGGCCTGATCTCCTCGTTCCCCGTCACCACCTCCGGCGGCGACTGGACGATCGTCGAGGGCCTCGAGATCGACGACTTCTCCCGCGCCCGGATCGACGCCTCGACCGCCGAGCTGGCCGACGAGCGCCAGGCCGTCACGGAGCTCGGCCTCATCTGA
- a CDS encoding MIP family channel protein: MSDIVEDTPTTGQKFTAELLGTFVLVFFGCGAALISGGDYVATGLTFGLTVVVMAYAVGRISGGHFNPAVTLGAVLGGRLPWNQIGIYVAAQLVGGLLAGAVLFGLMHGFEGFDAEGRMAQNAFGDAGSGYAWWAALLLEVVLTAVFLWVILAVTDERNAVNAVMGPLTIGLALAMIHFASMGATGTSVNPARSIGVGVFAGMDAIVQLWLFVVAPLLGAAVAGLTYPLLFGHGAAPVAGSGLSFGGGRKGQPVPGSYEAQWNQGQQGGWGQPGSAWGAPPQQQWGQPDPYQQPQQPAQQQPNPYAAPPAQQSQPGQWGQPQQQPPAQPGQWGAAPAQPGQPGAPGHWGNPEGDDDGRTQVRRPD; this comes from the coding sequence ATGAGCGACATCGTGGAAGACACACCCACCACCGGTCAGAAGTTCACCGCCGAGCTGCTGGGCACCTTCGTGCTCGTCTTCTTCGGCTGTGGCGCGGCCCTCATCAGCGGCGGCGACTACGTCGCCACCGGCCTGACCTTCGGCCTCACCGTCGTGGTGATGGCCTACGCCGTCGGCCGGATCTCCGGCGGCCACTTCAACCCCGCCGTCACGCTGGGTGCGGTGCTCGGCGGTCGCCTCCCGTGGAACCAGATCGGCATCTACGTCGCGGCCCAGCTCGTCGGCGGCCTGCTGGCCGGCGCGGTCCTCTTCGGCCTGATGCACGGCTTCGAGGGCTTCGACGCCGAGGGGCGGATGGCCCAGAACGCCTTCGGCGACGCCGGCTCGGGCTACGCCTGGTGGGCCGCGCTGCTGCTCGAGGTGGTGCTGACCGCGGTGTTCCTCTGGGTGATCCTCGCGGTGACCGACGAGCGCAACGCCGTCAACGCCGTCATGGGCCCGCTGACCATCGGCCTCGCGCTGGCGATGATCCACTTCGCCTCGATGGGCGCCACCGGCACCTCGGTCAACCCCGCGCGCTCGATCGGCGTCGGCGTCTTCGCCGGCATGGACGCGATCGTCCAGCTGTGGCTGTTCGTCGTGGCCCCGCTGCTCGGCGCGGCCGTCGCCGGCCTCACCTATCCCCTCCTGTTCGGCCACGGCGCCGCGCCGGTGGCGGGCTCCGGCCTCAGCTTCGGCGGCGGCCGCAAGGGCCAGCCCGTGCCGGGCAGCTACGAGGCGCAGTGGAACCAGGGCCAGCAGGGCGGCTGGGGCCAGCCCGGCTCCGCGTGGGGCGCTCCCCCGCAGCAGCAGTGGGGCCAGCCGGACCCCTACCAGCAGCCGCAGCAGCCCGCACAGCAGCAGCCGAACCCCTACGCCGCGCCGCCCGCGCAGCAGAGCCAGCCCGGCCAGTGGGGCCAGCCGCAGCAGCAGCCCCCGGCCCAGCCCGGCCAGTGGGGCGCTGCCCCGGCCCAGCCCGGCCAGCCGGGCGCCCCGGGACACTGGGGCAACCCCGAGGGCGACGACGACGGCCGGACCCAGGTCCGCCGCCCCGACTGA
- a CDS encoding NADP-dependent isocitrate dehydrogenase: protein MAKIIYTHTDEAPLLATYSFLPIIAAYAKTAGVDVETRDISLAGRVIAQFPDRLTEEQRLDDALAELGELATKPEANIIKLPNISASIPQLKATIAELQSQGYDLPAYPENPQTDEEREVRARYDKVKGSAVNPVLREGNSDRRAPASVKNYAKSHPHSMGAWSSDSRTSVATMGHDDFRSNEQSVVLEGDDTLAIVHVGSDGTETVLKEGLAVLQGEVVDATFMSAAHLDEFLEQQVARAKADGVLFSAHLKATMMKVSDPIIFGHVVRAYFADVFAQHGERLAAAGLSANDGLGAILSGLDSVEGGAEIKAAFEKGLAEGPALAMVDSDRGITNLHVPSDVIIDASMPAMIRTSGQMWNADGEQQDTLAVIPDSSYAGVYQAAIDDCKAHGALDPSTMGSVPNVGLMAKAAEEYGSHDKTFEVPAAGTVEVRNAAGDVLMSHAVEAGDIWRACQTKDASIRDWVKLAVTRARASETPAVFWLDETRAHDANLIALVTEYLKEHDTDGLDISVMAPAEATTFSLERIRRGEDTISVTGNVLRDYNTDLFPILELGTSAKMLSIVPLMNGGGLFETGAGGSAPKHVQQLVKEDYLRWDSLGEFFALAASLEHLAGYADNQRAKILGETLDKATETFLNEDRSPGRRLGTIDNRGSHFYLALYWAEELAKQTDDAELAAAFAEFAGSLRADEQTIVDELLAVQGKPADIGGYFRPDPEKAAEVMRPSATFNAALATL, encoded by the coding sequence ATGGCCAAGATCATCTACACGCACACCGACGAGGCGCCGCTGCTCGCGACGTACTCGTTCCTCCCGATCATCGCGGCCTACGCGAAGACCGCCGGTGTCGACGTCGAGACCCGTGACATCTCCCTGGCCGGCCGCGTGATCGCGCAGTTCCCCGACCGGCTCACCGAGGAGCAGCGCCTCGACGACGCCCTCGCCGAGCTCGGCGAGCTGGCCACGAAGCCCGAGGCCAACATCATCAAGCTGCCCAACATCTCCGCCTCGATCCCGCAGCTCAAGGCGACCATCGCCGAGCTGCAGTCGCAGGGCTACGACCTCCCGGCCTACCCCGAGAACCCGCAGACCGACGAGGAGCGCGAGGTCCGCGCCCGCTACGACAAGGTCAAGGGCTCCGCGGTCAACCCGGTGCTGCGCGAGGGCAACTCCGACCGCCGCGCCCCCGCCTCGGTCAAGAACTACGCGAAGTCGCACCCGCACTCGATGGGCGCCTGGAGCAGCGACTCGAGGACGTCGGTCGCCACCATGGGCCACGACGACTTCCGCAGCAACGAGCAGTCGGTCGTCCTCGAGGGCGACGACACCCTCGCGATCGTGCACGTCGGCTCCGACGGCACCGAGACCGTGCTCAAGGAGGGCCTGGCGGTCCTGCAGGGCGAGGTCGTCGACGCCACCTTCATGAGCGCCGCCCACCTCGACGAGTTCCTCGAGCAGCAGGTCGCGCGGGCCAAGGCCGACGGCGTGCTCTTCTCCGCCCACCTCAAGGCCACGATGATGAAGGTCTCCGACCCGATCATCTTCGGCCACGTCGTGCGCGCCTACTTCGCCGACGTCTTCGCCCAGCACGGCGAGCGGCTCGCCGCGGCCGGCCTGTCCGCCAACGACGGCCTGGGCGCGATCCTGTCCGGCCTCGACTCGGTCGAGGGCGGCGCGGAGATCAAGGCCGCCTTCGAGAAGGGCCTGGCCGAGGGCCCGGCGCTGGCGATGGTCGACTCCGACCGCGGCATCACCAACCTGCACGTGCCCTCCGACGTCATCATCGACGCGTCCATGCCCGCGATGATCCGCACGTCGGGCCAGATGTGGAACGCCGACGGCGAGCAGCAGGACACCCTCGCGGTGATCCCGGACTCCTCCTACGCCGGCGTCTACCAGGCCGCGATCGACGACTGCAAGGCCCACGGTGCCCTCGACCCCTCGACGATGGGCTCGGTGCCCAACGTCGGCCTGATGGCCAAGGCGGCCGAGGAGTACGGCTCGCACGACAAGACCTTCGAGGTCCCGGCCGCCGGCACCGTCGAGGTCCGCAACGCCGCCGGCGACGTGCTGATGTCGCACGCCGTCGAGGCCGGCGACATCTGGCGTGCCTGCCAGACCAAGGACGCCTCGATCCGTGACTGGGTCAAGCTCGCCGTGACCCGCGCCCGCGCCTCCGAGACGCCGGCCGTGTTCTGGCTCGACGAGACCCGCGCCCACGACGCCAACCTGATCGCGCTCGTCACCGAGTACCTGAAGGAGCACGACACCGACGGCCTCGACATCTCGGTGATGGCGCCGGCCGAGGCGACGACGTTCTCGCTCGAGCGGATCCGCCGCGGCGAGGACACCATCTCGGTGACCGGCAACGTGCTGCGCGACTACAACACCGACCTGTTCCCGATCCTCGAGCTCGGCACCAGCGCGAAGATGCTGTCGATCGTGCCGCTGATGAACGGTGGCGGCCTGTTCGAGACCGGCGCCGGCGGCTCGGCGCCCAAGCACGTGCAGCAGCTGGTCAAGGAGGACTACCTGCGCTGGGACAGCCTCGGTGAGTTCTTCGCCCTGGCCGCCTCGCTCGAGCACCTCGCGGGCTACGCCGACAACCAGCGCGCGAAGATCCTCGGGGAGACCCTCGACAAGGCGACGGAGACGTTCCTCAACGAGGACCGCTCGCCCGGTCGCCGGCTCGGCACGATCGACAACCGCGGCTCGCACTTCTACCTCGCCCTCTACTGGGCCGAGGAGCTGGCGAAGCAGACCGACGACGCCGAGCTCGCCGCGGCGTTCGCCGAGTTCGCGGGCTCGCTGCGCGCCGACGAGCAGACCATCGTCGACGAGCTGCTCGCGGTGCAGGGCAAGCCGGCCGACATCGGCGGCTACTTCCGCCCCGACCCGGAGAAGGCCGCCGAGGTCATGCGCCCCTCGGCCACCTTCAACGCCGCGCTCGCCACCCTCTGA
- a CDS encoding MFS transporter produces the protein MTTTAPAADPTADDLDVPSVTARHFALAVLALAMGGFAIGTTEFVTMGLLPQIAGGVDVSIPTGGHVISAYAVGVVVGAPVLAFLGARLPRRALLVALMAAFAVGNGLSALATSYEQLMVARFAAGLPHGAYFGVASLVAASMARPSRKGRAVAQVMLGLSVANVIGVPAATVLGQELGWRAAFWAAAGLALVTLALVVWFVPSVPGDADASGRRELAAFKVPQVWLTLLAGAVGFGGMFAVYSYIAPVVTDVAGLGERSVPVFLLSFGLGMVAGTWLAGIMADWSIFRSLIIGGTGMAGTMLAFWLTAPHGWAALPVVFLITTLGSVLVVNLQLRLMDVAGEAQTLGAAMNHASLNIANALGAWLGGVVIAAGWGLRAPALVGLALSLAGVAILLVSARLHVRAQASHVI, from the coding sequence ATGACCACGACTGCGCCTGCCGCCGACCCGACCGCCGACGACCTCGACGTCCCCTCGGTGACCGCGCGCCACTTCGCCCTCGCGGTCCTCGCGCTGGCGATGGGCGGCTTCGCGATCGGCACCACCGAGTTCGTCACGATGGGCCTGCTCCCGCAGATCGCGGGCGGCGTCGACGTGTCGATCCCGACCGGCGGCCACGTCATCTCGGCCTACGCCGTCGGCGTCGTGGTCGGTGCGCCCGTGCTGGCCTTCCTCGGTGCCCGGCTGCCGCGGCGTGCGCTGCTGGTCGCGCTGATGGCGGCCTTCGCCGTCGGCAACGGGCTGAGCGCGCTCGCCACGTCCTACGAGCAGCTGATGGTCGCCCGGTTCGCAGCCGGCCTGCCGCACGGCGCCTACTTCGGCGTCGCCTCGCTGGTCGCGGCCAGCATGGCCCGCCCCTCGCGCAAGGGCCGCGCGGTCGCGCAGGTGATGCTCGGCCTCTCGGTCGCCAACGTCATCGGCGTCCCGGCCGCCACGGTCCTGGGCCAGGAGCTCGGCTGGCGGGCCGCCTTCTGGGCCGCCGCGGGCCTGGCGCTCGTCACCCTCGCCCTGGTCGTGTGGTTCGTGCCGTCCGTCCCGGGCGACGCGGACGCGAGCGGACGCCGCGAGCTGGCGGCGTTCAAGGTCCCGCAGGTGTGGCTGACCCTGCTGGCGGGAGCGGTCGGCTTCGGCGGCATGTTCGCCGTGTACTCCTACATCGCCCCGGTCGTGACCGACGTGGCCGGGCTGGGGGAGCGGTCGGTGCCGGTCTTCCTGCTGTCCTTCGGCCTCGGCATGGTCGCCGGCACCTGGCTGGCCGGGATCATGGCCGACTGGTCGATCTTCCGCTCGCTCATCATCGGCGGCACCGGCATGGCCGGCACGATGCTCGCGTTCTGGCTCACCGCACCGCACGGCTGGGCCGCGCTGCCCGTCGTCTTCCTCATCACCACGCTCGGCTCCGTGCTGGTCGTCAACCTCCAGCTGCGGCTGATGGACGTCGCGGGCGAGGCCCAGACCCTGGGTGCGGCGATGAACCACGCCTCGCTCAACATCGCCAACGCGCTGGGCGCCTGGCTCGGCGGCGTGGTGATCGCCGCCGGGTGGGGCCTGCGCGCCCCGGCGCTGGTGGGGCTGGCGCTGTCGCTGGCCGGCGTGGCGATCCTGCTCGTGTCGGCGCGGCTGCACGTGCGCGCGCAGGCCTCGCACGTGATCTGA
- a CDS encoding sialidase family protein codes for MRSLVAAGRADVFAVSASADAVAALWVDCTGEAGASGCRSAVVVREGPDVVGTLLDGDVRSLQPVPGGWLVEQATGPVVVGPDASLQPVVDTGPGNPGTAVSARGDTAVTVGGAVRLLRGTKLVDVPVPAGTTRLWGAHVTSTGRLAVVVDLEDGRSEVAVSDDSGRTWTPGTADRADATTGRLLAGDGDRLVLVDLGDDRDTGEVPLLAVRTSRDGGATWQAARGLGWGEGPRRAWQLPRDLSGVAVAPDGTSWLTTASHHLVRIDPDGSAMPTQLSSYDRGVVETSDGTCVLTERGRRDDLACSDDGGTTWSSRPLPGFR; via the coding sequence GTGCGGAGCCTCGTGGCGGCGGGCCGCGCGGACGTCTTCGCCGTGTCGGCGTCCGCCGACGCCGTCGCGGCGCTGTGGGTCGACTGCACCGGCGAGGCCGGCGCCAGCGGATGCCGCTCGGCGGTCGTCGTGCGCGAGGGCCCGGACGTCGTCGGCACGCTGCTCGACGGGGACGTCCGCTCCCTCCAGCCCGTGCCGGGCGGCTGGCTCGTGGAGCAGGCGACGGGCCCGGTCGTCGTCGGTCCCGATGCCAGCCTCCAGCCGGTGGTCGACACCGGGCCGGGCAACCCCGGCACCGCCGTGTCCGCGCGGGGCGACACCGCCGTCACTGTCGGCGGCGCCGTCCGGCTGCTGCGCGGGACGAAGCTGGTCGACGTCCCGGTCCCGGCCGGCACGACCCGGCTCTGGGGCGCGCACGTCACCTCCACCGGACGCCTGGCCGTCGTGGTCGACCTCGAGGACGGCCGCTCCGAGGTCGCCGTGTCCGACGACTCCGGGCGGACCTGGACCCCCGGCACCGCCGACCGTGCCGACGCGACGACCGGGCGGTTGCTCGCCGGCGACGGCGACCGGCTCGTCCTGGTCGACCTCGGCGACGACCGTGACACCGGCGAGGTGCCGCTGCTGGCGGTCCGGACGTCCCGCGACGGCGGCGCGACCTGGCAGGCGGCGCGCGGCCTCGGGTGGGGCGAGGGACCCCGGCGGGCCTGGCAGCTCCCGCGCGACCTCTCGGGCGTCGCGGTCGCCCCCGACGGCACCTCCTGGCTGACCACCGCCTCGCACCACCTGGTGCGGATCGACCCCGACGGCAGCGCGATGCCCACCCAGCTGTCGTCCTACGACCGCGGCGTGGTCGAGACCTCCGACGGGACCTGCGTCCTCACCGAGCGCGGCAGGCGCGACGACCTGGCCTGCTCCGACGACGGCGGTACCACGTGGTCCTCGCGCCCCCTCCCCGGCTTCCGCTGA
- a CDS encoding sigma-70 family RNA polymerase sigma factor produces the protein MARTSGVDRVQEVYATSYRRLVGQLTGVTGDPVEAEDVVMEAFVRAVGSRSFLAADNPEAWLRTVAVNVSRTRWRRSRFFRDVSHRLVAEEAYADLPEDRLVLLAALRRLPAAQREAIALHHLADLPVHEVAEAVGAPVGTVKARLARGRTALAALLAETDTERSTR, from the coding sequence ATGGCCCGGACGAGCGGGGTGGACCGCGTGCAGGAGGTGTACGCCACCTCCTACCGGCGCCTGGTCGGCCAGCTCACCGGCGTCACGGGCGACCCGGTCGAGGCCGAGGACGTGGTGATGGAGGCGTTCGTCCGCGCGGTCGGCTCGCGCTCCTTCCTCGCCGCCGACAACCCCGAGGCGTGGCTGCGGACCGTGGCGGTCAACGTCTCGCGCACCCGCTGGCGGCGCAGCCGGTTCTTCCGCGACGTCAGCCACCGCCTGGTCGCCGAGGAGGCCTACGCCGACCTGCCGGAGGACCGCCTGGTGCTGCTGGCCGCGCTGCGCCGCCTCCCGGCCGCCCAGCGCGAGGCGATCGCCCTGCACCACCTCGCCGACCTGCCGGTCCACGAGGTGGCCGAGGCGGTCGGCGCGCCCGTCGGGACCGTCAAGGCGCGCCTGGCCCGCGGACGCACGGCTCTGGCGGCGCTGCTCGCCGAGACCGACACCGAGAGGAGCACCCGATGA
- a CDS encoding carbohydrate ABC transporter permease: MTTRRPVWWFYAVLVLLAVVYVAPFLIQVATSFKTEPEAAASPISLLPETFTTAAYRELFTQSDFPLWFRNSVVVTLVVTAGRVLFDSMAGYALARIHFRGRTVMFAVLVGVMAVPNVVLLIPKFLVINQLGIFNSMTGLVVPLLVDAAGIFIMKNFFESIPVSVEEQARIDGASTFRLFWSVVLPMARPALVTIVILSFQGSWNELSHFIVAANDPELTNLTKGVAQLASNQLGQGTKYPLKLAAAALMTIPVAIVFLLAQKRIMNTSTGAVKG, encoded by the coding sequence ATGACGACCCGGCGTCCCGTGTGGTGGTTCTACGCCGTCCTGGTGCTGCTCGCCGTCGTCTACGTCGCGCCGTTCCTGATCCAGGTCGCCACCTCGTTCAAGACCGAGCCCGAGGCGGCGGCGAGCCCGATCTCGCTGCTGCCCGAGACGTTCACGACCGCGGCCTACCGCGAGCTGTTCACGCAGTCGGACTTCCCGCTGTGGTTCCGCAACTCGGTGGTCGTCACCCTCGTCGTCACCGCCGGTCGCGTGCTCTTCGACTCGATGGCCGGCTACGCCCTGGCCCGGATCCACTTCCGGGGCCGCACCGTGATGTTCGCGGTCCTGGTCGGGGTGATGGCGGTGCCCAACGTGGTGCTGCTGATCCCGAAGTTCCTGGTCATCAACCAGCTGGGGATCTTCAACTCGATGACCGGGCTGGTCGTGCCGCTGCTGGTCGACGCCGCCGGGATCTTCATCATGAAGAACTTCTTCGAGTCGATCCCCGTGTCGGTCGAGGAGCAGGCCCGCATCGACGGCGCGAGCACCTTCCGGCTGTTCTGGTCGGTGGTGCTCCCGATGGCCCGTCCCGCGCTGGTCACCATCGTGATCCTCTCCTTCCAGGGCTCGTGGAACGAGCTGAGCCACTTCATCGTCGCGGCCAACGACCCCGAGCTGACCAACCTCACCAAGGGCGTCGCCCAGCTGGCCTCCAACCAGCTCGGCCAGGGCACCAAGTACCCGCTCAAGCTCGCCGCGGCCGCCCTGATGACCATCCCGGTCGCGATCGTCTTCCTCCTCGCCCAGAAGCGGATCATGAACACCAGCACCGGTGCCGTGAAGGGCTGA
- a CDS encoding carbohydrate ABC transporter permease, whose product MSASSIRRGQTRDGWLFVSPAMLLLAVFLAFPVLMALWVSVSDWRGVGSPFSSDVGFVGTDNYANILSGGSLQQRDFGTAMRNNVYYVLFVVPLQTAVALGLAVLVHHKALKGRGFFRTAFYFPSVTSAVAITVLWLFLFNSTGVVNAMLGWVGIDGPNWFGDARGVFHTVLGAVGVDAPAFLTDHRALGISWWDWLAGPSFAMSAFILLAVFTTSGTFMLLFIAALNNIGDEIEEAGMVDGASGWQRFRHLTVPMLRPTMFTVLTLGLIGTWQVFDQIYTGTQGGPAKTTLTPAYLSFSTSFNSQRWGEGAAIAFILFAIIVVLTLFQRWALREKS is encoded by the coding sequence GTGAGCGCCTCGTCGATCCGCCGGGGGCAGACGCGGGACGGCTGGCTCTTCGTCTCCCCGGCGATGCTGCTCCTGGCGGTCTTCCTCGCCTTCCCCGTCCTCATGGCGCTCTGGGTGAGCGTCTCGGACTGGCGCGGCGTGGGCAGCCCGTTCTCCTCCGACGTCGGGTTCGTCGGCACCGACAACTACGCCAACATCCTCAGCGGCGGGAGCCTGCAGCAGCGTGACTTCGGCACCGCGATGCGCAACAACGTCTACTACGTGCTGTTCGTCGTGCCGCTGCAGACCGCGGTCGCGCTCGGTCTGGCGGTGCTGGTGCACCACAAGGCGCTGAAGGGACGCGGCTTCTTCCGCACCGCGTTCTACTTCCCGTCGGTCACCAGCGCGGTCGCCATCACCGTGCTCTGGCTGTTCCTCTTCAACAGCACCGGCGTGGTCAACGCGATGCTGGGCTGGGTCGGCATCGACGGCCCGAACTGGTTCGGCGACGCCCGCGGCGTCTTCCACACCGTGCTCGGCGCCGTCGGGGTCGACGCACCGGCCTTCCTGACCGACCACCGGGCCCTCGGGATCAGCTGGTGGGACTGGCTGGCCGGACCCTCGTTCGCGATGTCGGCGTTCATCCTGCTGGCCGTCTTCACCACCTCGGGCACCTTCATGCTGTTGTTCATCGCGGCCCTCAACAACATCGGCGACGAGATCGAGGAGGCCGGCATGGTCGACGGCGCCAGCGGCTGGCAGCGGTTCCGGCACCTGACCGTGCCGATGCTGCGACCGACGATGTTCACCGTCCTCACCCTCGGGCTGATCGGGACCTGGCAGGTCTTCGACCAGATCTACACCGGCACGCAGGGCGGGCCCGCGAAGACGACGCTCACCCCGGCGTACCTGTCCTTCTCCACCTCGTTCAACTCCCAGCGGTGGGGCGAGGGCGCGGCGATCGCCTTCATCCTCTTCGCGATCATCGTCGTCCTCACGCTGTTCCAGCGGTGGGCACTGAGGGAGAAGTCATGA
- a CDS encoding sugar ABC transporter substrate-binding protein, producing the protein MKRLPGHRAVPALALALATSLTLAACGGSGFDDGGGSSSDGGGDGGPLKVLIGSSGEAETAAVKEAVAAWAEESGTDATVQAATDLPQELSQGFTSNNPPDVFYVSTDTLAGFAANGSLLAYGDQLDNADDFYPTLVDAFTVDGDFYCAPKDFSTLGLVINTRLWKDAGLTDADVPTTWDELAAVAKTLTKGDTVGLAFGPEYQRVGSFFPQAGGAMVNDDGTEATVDSPENLEALEFVQSMMQDGVAAYSSTLGAGWGGEAFGKELAAMTIEGNWIAGAMENDFPKIGYTVAELPEGPAGKGTLAFTNCWGIAAQSGSTDDAVSLVEHLTSVDQQLAFADAFGVIPSVQSAAEQYAADRPGFEPFVAGAEYAQNPPAQEGAADVIGDFNAQLEGLQDGDPQAILESVQQSMQAVVGQ; encoded by the coding sequence ATGAAGCGCCTGCCCGGCCACCGCGCCGTACCCGCCCTCGCCCTGGCCCTCGCCACCTCGCTCACCCTCGCGGCGTGCGGAGGCAGCGGCTTCGACGACGGCGGCGGGTCGTCCTCCGACGGCGGCGGTGACGGCGGCCCGCTGAAGGTCCTCATCGGCTCCTCCGGCGAGGCCGAGACGGCCGCGGTGAAGGAGGCCGTCGCCGCCTGGGCCGAGGAGAGCGGCACCGACGCGACCGTGCAGGCCGCGACCGACCTGCCCCAGGAACTGAGCCAGGGCTTCACGTCCAACAACCCGCCCGACGTCTTCTACGTCTCGACAGACACCCTGGCCGGCTTCGCCGCCAACGGCTCGCTGCTGGCCTACGGCGACCAGCTCGACAACGCCGACGACTTCTACCCCACCCTCGTCGACGCCTTCACCGTCGACGGCGACTTCTACTGCGCGCCCAAGGACTTCTCCACCCTCGGCCTGGTCATCAACACCCGGCTCTGGAAGGACGCGGGCCTCACCGACGCCGACGTGCCGACCACCTGGGACGAGCTCGCCGCCGTCGCGAAGACCCTGACCAAGGGCGACACCGTCGGCCTGGCCTTCGGCCCGGAGTACCAGCGCGTCGGCTCCTTCTTCCCGCAGGCCGGCGGCGCGATGGTCAACGACGACGGCACCGAGGCCACGGTCGACAGCCCGGAGAACCTCGAGGCCCTCGAGTTCGTGCAGTCGATGATGCAGGACGGCGTCGCCGCGTACTCCTCCACCCTCGGGGCCGGCTGGGGCGGCGAGGCGTTCGGCAAGGAGCTCGCCGCGATGACGATCGAGGGCAACTGGATCGCCGGAGCCATGGAGAACGACTTCCCGAAGATCGGCTACACGGTGGCCGAGCTGCCGGAGGGCCCGGCCGGCAAGGGCACGCTCGCCTTCACCAACTGCTGGGGCATCGCCGCGCAGAGCGGCAGCACCGACGACGCGGTCTCGCTCGTCGAGCACCTCACGTCCGTCGACCAGCAGCTGGCCTTCGCCGACGCGTTCGGCGTGATCCCGTCGGTGCAGAGCGCGGCCGAGCAGTACGCCGCCGACCGGCCCGGCTTCGAGCCGTTCGTGGCGGGCGCCGAGTACGCCCAGAACCCGCCCGCGCAGGAGGGTGCGGCCGACGTCATCGGCGACTTCAACGCCCAGCTCGAGGGCCTGCAGGACGGCGACCCGCAGGCCATCTTGGAGTCGGTCCAGCAGTCCATGCAGGCCGTCGTCGGGCAGTGA